The Chromatiales bacterium genome segment GAGGCGATGAAAAGCGAAGATAATTTATCAGCTTCTCTTCCCTTCAACGCGTCGCCCGGCGAGAGCGCACCTACTTCAGGAAAATTAACCGAACAGGAGGAATTTACTTTGAGTGTACCTTTATTAATTGATATAGAAGCCAGTGTGCAGGAACACCTAGACACGAAAACCCTCAACGACGAATTATTTAAAGTGCGGCGAGCACTCTATCTAGATCTAGGCGTTCCTTTCCCCGGCATCTACTTACGTTTTAATGCGAATATCAGCAATGTCGGAGATTATTCGATCTTGATGCAAGAAGTGCCAGTAGCTCACGGTAACCTCAAATATGGCTGTGTGCTATATAACGATAACAAAGAACAAATGGAGATATTAAACATTCCCTTTGATACTGACCAACCTTTTCTGCCGGCACAAGAGGCGCTTTGGGTGGCGGACGACTACAAAGAGCAGCTAAATAAGGCAGGTCTTTCTTATATGGAATTGCCCAAGATACTCACCTTTCACCTCTCATATGTCTTGAAAAGATATTCCGAAGATTTTATAGGTATACAAGAAGCTCGTTATCTGTTGCAGCAAATGGAGATTAATTTCTCCGAACTGACTAAAGAAGTGCAAAGGATTTTACCCATACATACGATTGCCGAAGTCTTACAGCGTCTAGTTAGCGAGGATATTTCTATCCGCAACATGCGCTTGATATTGGAGGCCTTGGTAGAGTGGGGACAAAAAGAGAAAGACACAGTTTTACTCACTGAGTATGTGCGCGGGAGTCTGAAGCGCTATGTGAGTTATAAGTTTAGTAGTGGGCAGAACACTTTGCCCGCCTACCTGCTTGATCAGGACTTAGAAGAAACAATTCGCAAAGGAATTAGACAGACCTCGGCAGGCAACTATTTGGCGTTGGATCCTACGGTTACGCGCAATTTTGTTGAGAGAGTTAAGCAAACCGTTGGTACTGATATTGCCAGACGCACTAATAAACCAGTACTAGTGACAGCAATGGATATACGTCGTTATGTACGCAAGATGCTGGAGGTCGAACTCTACGAGCTTGCTGTGTTGTCTTATCAAGAGTTAACTCAAGAAATCACCGTACAGCCGCTGAGCCGTATCGGTTTGTAAGGCTCTTTATAGCCTACTGCTGAATAGTATGGATAATGTAGCTGGTCTGGTTTCAGAGTTCTCGTATTACGCGCAATACTTCGGCGACTGGTTTAATTAAATCAGTCGGGATATATTGGTTGATGTCGGCTTGATCCATCAACGCGTGGGCAAGTGGCACATTTTCCATGACTGGGATGCCTTGCTCGTGGGCAATTTCTATGACTCGCTTGGCCATCGTGCCTTGCTCCTTAAATGTAACTACAGGTAGCGGTGTCTCTTCGTCATCGTAATAGATGCCGATAGCCATACGCGTAGGGTTGGTGATAATGACGCTTGAGCGACTGACATTATTGGCAACCTGACTGTTAACGATTTCTTGAAATAACTGGCGACGATGGCTTTTCACTTCTGGACTGCCTTCCATTTCTTTGAATTCTCGCTTAACTTCGTCTTTGGTCATCTTGAGGTTCTTAATATAGTCGTGCTTTTGAAAGAAATAGTCGGCAGCTGCAACAATGATAAACGCAATAACTGCATAGGTTATAATTTTGCCCATTAGATTACCAAATATCGGTAATAAGCAGTCTAAACCACATTCTGGTATCAACAGCAAAGCACGAAGATCGTGTCGCAACGCTAGGTATATCAAATAGCCTAAAAATACTATTTTGAGAATTGATTTGATCAACTCAACGAGATTTTTTTTAGTGAATATATTCTTTAACGCTTGAGCAGGATTAATCTTTTTATAGCCTTCTTTGATTACCTGCGGAGCGAATAATCCCCCAGTTTGAAAGAAATTAGCCGCAATGCCGACTATTAGCGCAATGCCGATTACCGGCAGAGTTATGATCATTGCGAGTTTACCAGTTTCAAATAGAATCTCACCCAGTGCCGCCTTAAAATCAATGCCGTAGGTAGTCACTGGCAATGCAAGTAACTCACGGAACTCCCCCATATAATAATCGCTTGCCAGCCATAAATAAGCTAGCAGAAAAATAATAGACGCAGCACTAACAACTTCTTTGCTTTTGGCGACTTGCCCTTTCTTGCGAGCGTCGCGTAACCGTTTCTGTGTAGGGGGTTCGGTCTTATTACCACTACTGGCACCGCTCATTGCTTACTCCATACGGTATTCAAATCCGCGTAAATATCAGGAATAGTCGCTAGTTTATCACCGAAATAGGCGATGATGGTTGCTAAAAATACAACTAATATGAAATTGGATACTGCACTTTTAATAGACATAGACATAAAAAAGATATTGAGCTGCGGGGCAAAACGGCCGATTAACATCAAGCCGAATTCAGCTGCAAACATTGCGATAATTACTGGCGCACCTAATAAAACGGCTAGCAAGACAATTTGTCCGAATTGCTTTAGCATAAAGAATACGATATCAACATTCAAGTTAGGGAAGAAAGATGAAACCGGCCATACTCTATAGCTTTCATAGATACCTTCGATAAAGATTAAAAATAGTCCGGTGACGAAAAATACTGCAATAATTGTATTGATTAGAAAGTTACCCATCGGAGATGCTTGGTCTCCGGTCAGAGGATCCATAGAACTTGCCATCGTCGCACCGCGCTGATTGTCGATAAAGAAACCAACTGCTTCTATAGCCCAAAACATTAATGCGACGATAAAACCCATCGTCACTCCTATGAAAATCTCTTTAATAATAATAAACAACAACATACTCTGCGATAAGGAATTAATAACCTCTATTTCGGCATAAACAACCGGATAGAGTATCAGTGCCAGACTAAGCAAGATGCCGTTTCTCGTTAAAGTACCGCCTAAGGTGTGCGCACTTAAAAATGCAAGCATAGCAAATATGCTGATAAGTCTCGGCAGGGTTAAGCTATAAACGATAATATGATCTTTGAAGAAGTCAATTAACACCTCCATCAGAAGCCAACCTCGGAAATCTTCTGGAAAGATATAAGCCCATAAGCGAACAACTCTTCGCCTAACTGACTCATAGTTAAAAACAGCGTGGCGACGATAGCAATGAGCTTGAACGCAAAAGAGATGGTTTGCTCTTGTATTTGTGTCAACGCTTGGATCAAGCTGATCAGTAAGCCGACTAGAGATGCCACGACAATCGGTGGCATAGATAACATCAGCACGAGCAACATTGCATTGCTGGCGTGTTGTACTATCTCTCCTTCCGTCATGATTACTTATAGGAAAGCACTAAACCTTGAATGAGATAGGTCCAGCCATCGAGGAAAACGAACAATAGTAATTTGAATGGTAACGATATCGTCATTGGCGAAACCATCATCATACCCATTGCCAGCAGGATATTGGAGATGATTAAGTCTATCACTATAAACGGTAAATAAATTAAAAAACCGATTTCAAAAGCGGTGGTCAGTTCGCTAACTGTAAATGCCGGCAAGAGAATCAATAAATCATCCTCTTTCATATTTTTCGTGTGTTCTTCCCCCCATAGGTCATAGGCAGCTGTCATGAAAAATTCTCTATCTCTATCACTACTGTTTTTGAACAGGAATGCTCGATAGGGTTGTGAACCAGCTTGAATGCTCTGCATTATTCCTTGCGGGTCGTCAAGATCCACTCCTTGCTGAGCAATGATATCGTAGCTTGCAGTGAGCACTGGCATCATGATGTAAATGGTCAGTATCAATGCTAAACCGTTCAATGCCATATTCGGTGGTATTTGCTGGATACCTAGTGCGTTTCTTATCAATGAAAAAACGATGACTAGTTTAGCAAAAGAGGTCGCCATTACGACTAAAAATGGCACGATTGCCAAGCCGCCCAGAACTAAAATTAAGGTAGTCGGGTCGGGGAAACCATCCATCAGTTATTCCTCTTATAATTTTGCGTAGCTCTTTTAGACAAGATATATTTCTTCCTATGTACTTACCAACGCTATGGCTTGTAAACAAACCAGCCCAGTTAGTGTGCGTTATTGATTGTCGGCAACAAAAACACCAAGCAGTGTGCTGTAAAGATTTGCGTGCCTGCGAACTGTGGTACCATCATCCATCGGCCTTCTCCTGATGATATAAATTTAAGATTCGCACCCCTGCCCGGTTTTCAATTTGTACCAATTCGCCGCGACCAACTAGCACACCGTTGGCATGAATATCCACCTGTCCTGTTGCTTGCTTGTTTAATTCAAGCACATAGCCTGGTTTGAACTGCTTTAGTTCATTTAAGGAGACAGTGAACTTGTCGGCAACAAACAGGAGTTCTAAAGGTAACTCGTCTAACCCGTTGAGCTTGGGAGAGTCTTGTTGCATGTCTAGGTTATCCCAATGATCGGCTGTTATTTCCGCTGCTGCAGTCGGCGGCGGTTCACTGGCAGGAGGCTCATCGGAGAGCGGGTCTCTTTCAGGCATCGATTGATCGCTATCCGGGGTATCTATATCTTTGCTAGTAGCGTCTTGCTCCTCAAACAGTGGGTTCTCAGTCGATGTTTCTCCGTTCTCTTGGGTTTCATCTTCCGGTTCTGTACGCAAGAGTTCTTCAGCCTGTGAATCCTCGTTCATTTGATCTCCGACCTCTAAGTCTGTGTTCAATCGCTCTTCAGCCTGCGAATCCTCATTCATCGTGGTCCTCAACTTCCTGCTCTGGGATTTTCGGGTTTTTAGTTTCTAAATCTTCTGTTGGCTGTTCATCGCTTGCCATCACGCCCCTCCGCTTTTGGATAATTAGTTTATTCCCGTCAATAACGGATGAAAAGCTTATACTATCACTGATTTTAGCATATACCTTTGTTAAGTCGGAAAATGCTTTATCAAGCAATATAATGTCGCCCTTCTCTACCTGACTAAACTCCTCTATGCTCAATGTGACTTCAGCAGCTATCACCTCAACCGTAGCGCATAAGTCTTCGGTGTTTATGCCAGACACTGGTACGGCTGCCGCTTGCCATACTTTATGTAGTGTGTTGATGGTTTGTTCATCGGCATCGGCAAAGGCCTGACCGGTGATAGCACCGTTTGCTGACAACAAATGGAAAAATAAACTTGAGTCAGACGACTGAATAGGCTGACATTCTATATCTTCAGCATGGAAGTTACCTATTGCATGCTCAGTAAAAAAATTGCTAATCGGGTTAAACGCGGCTATGACGATAGATTTTCTTAAGTCATCAGGTAGCCCTGCGAGTTCCTCGAGCGGTAACCAATCCGATAATAGCAAATTACAACAACTCGCATCAATGCCAAGGCGCATACTGCTCCCGTTGATACTGCAATGCACGGTAATCGGAAAACTGCAAGATTTTATGTCTGCAACGGGATTTAAAGCATACGCTTGCCCGCCAATAGTAAACTCCAACTTATTTGCATCACCGTGATTTAATCTATTAGAAAATCCTACGGCAGTAGCCGAAAGCTGTGGATATTTTAGCGTCTGTCCTTCCATGTATCATCCTTCTTTCTGCTGATGAGTTAAAAATCATTGATGAATATAACAGCTAAATAGGAGGGATTCAATTTCTTGAGGAATAACCCGTTGGCATGGGAATTTTCATATGTAAATAATTTACATAATATTTCATAAAAAATTCAATTTAGCCACAGCATACTTTGCTGTCTCTTGTGCAGTTCCTACTTTATTCCTAAATTAAAATCTCCATCATGATATATCCGTTTTTACTGATGCTCCTTTGCCCGCCGGTAAAGCTCTTTGCTGTTGCTACATTATAATATAGCTGAACATGTATAATTCAGAAATAGTATGCCTTTAGCAAAACTTACAACTTATATTGTTATTCTATTGATGCTAGTGGCCTGTGACGATGCCGCAAAAACTGATCCACCGCCCTGGCAACCTAGCTCGATAGAAAACCTCAATACTATCAAAGTCGCGCTCAGAGTGAACCCGGCAAGTTACTATTGGCAAGATGGGCAGGCAACGGGCTTTGATTATCATCTTTTAGAACATTTTGCCGACTATACGAATAACAAAATTGAAGTTATACCAGTTGCAACTGCGGCTGAAGCTATTGCGTTACTATCAGACCAATCAGTGGATATGGCGGCAGGTGCTCTAAGTGCAACACAATTGCACGCCCGGCACTTTGAAGTCTCCATCCCCTATTATCAAAGCAAACAATATATGATTTATCGCTACCCTGATGTTAAACCCCTTAGTTTTGAAGAAATCTCGCTGTCGGATATAGATATTAGTGACAACCCCAAACACATAGAGTTATTAGAAAAATTGAATGTTCGGTATCACGACCGCAACACAATCAACCCGACGAATGTAGATGCCGAATCGGATCATTCAAAAGATAGTTCTTGGTATCTGCATCCAAATACACCCTCGTATAAACTGATAGAAATGATCAATCTGGGTTTAGTGCGCTATACCGTAGCCGATGCTTTTGAATTTGCGGCAACGCATTTTTTATACCCATATGCCAAAATAGCCTTTACGGTTTCCGAAGAAGTACCTATTACATGGCTATTCAACTCTGCAACCACCGACGGCACTTCCAAACACCTAGTTCATCTTGCCAATGCCCTGTTCACATCCATGCAAAAAAACGGGGAGCTTGAGCGTATCACAAAATCCCATCCGGAGCATTTAGAATTGCTGTCTTACGCTGAAAAACTAACATTTATAGAATCGGCATATAGAAAACTTTCCAAATATAAAAGATATTTCAAAATAGCGTCTGATAAATACTTGCTTGATTGGAAACTAATTGCTGCTATCGCATACCAAGAGTCGCACTGGAACCCACGCGCAGTATCACCTACCGGTGTAAAAGGCATTATGATGCTGACCCAAGAAATTGCACAATATTACGAAGTCAGCGACCGTCTCGATGCTTATCAAAGCATTATGGGAGGAAGCAAATACTTAAACGAACTATTAGGCAGAGTACCTCCTGAAGTCCCAGCCCCAGATCGTCTGTGGATGGCACTCACTGCTTATTTAGCGGGGTATGGTCACCTTCAAGACGCTCTCAAATTGACTCGCAACAGAGGAGCTAACACGAATTCTTGGTTAGCACTCAGTCATTCATTGAAATTATTGCAGAAACCCGAATGGTACCAAAAGGCAAAACACGGTAAACCGCGCAACGATGTTGTCTCTTATATCAACAATGTCCGAAATTATAAATTTTTACTCAGCCTGCTGGAGGATGCAATCTCGACAGAGATCCCTCAGGCTTATCAACCCGCTTTTATAATTCCAGAAAACTATGTAGGCAGTTAACTTGGAGATTACACTCAATATATCTGAGAGGAAAGTCTCCCATCCCTTACTTAAAGTTGGTGCTATAGAGTTTGTAGGAGGGAAGCGTTATAACACAAGGGGGGCTAACAAGGAGGAGGTCTAAATCTCCTCTGCAGTATAATTCCCCATGAATGTAATCCAAAGATTTACACTGATACATAATGGCATGCTTCCATTTAATCGCTGCCGCACACGTCAACATATAACCCCCGGTTGATGATGTGTTATAACGGTTTGGCAAAGGTTCAATCAAGCGACGGTTAGAGATAAATCCCCTAGGAGCTTTACTTGGAGACGGTACCCCACCTATCTTAAGCCTACGAGCTTCTATATAACTCAGATTTTGTCCTAATTTTAATTTGCAACAACGAAAAAAAGTATATGCAATCATAGTAAAAAATATACGATACACCATATATAAAGGTAGCTCCGGGAAATACTTTTTATACATTATCAGCTTAAGTATATTGCTTACATACATATACATTCTAAATTTTTTGCTTCTAAAAGCCCAAACAATAGGGGCAAGTATATCGTAAACAATTCTTGATTCATGGCTAAACATTATCATATCGCGCAGAAATACTTGAGACTCTGCCAATATTTTCGGGAAATTAGTTGGTAGCTGGGCATCATCTTCTAATATGCAGGCTTGAGAGATGTTTTTTTTCACCATTAAATTATATATCTTAATGTGGCTCAAGCTACAAGCGACCATACCTGGCTTCTGACTTTTAAAAAAATAATCTAGCTGTTGTTTATCTATGTCTAGCTGTTGTGCTATTGCCTCACGGTCTGTTTG includes the following:
- the mltF gene encoding membrane-bound lytic murein transglycosylase MltF, yielding MPLAKLTTYIVILLMLVACDDAAKTDPPPWQPSSIENLNTIKVALRVNPASYYWQDGQATGFDYHLLEHFADYTNNKIEVIPVATAAEAIALLSDQSVDMAAGALSATQLHARHFEVSIPYYQSKQYMIYRYPDVKPLSFEEISLSDIDISDNPKHIELLEKLNVRYHDRNTINPTNVDAESDHSKDSSWYLHPNTPSYKLIEMINLGLVRYTVADAFEFAATHFLYPYAKIAFTVSEEVPITWLFNSATTDGTSKHLVHLANALFTSMQKNGELERITKSHPEHLELLSYAEKLTFIESAYRKLSKYKRYFKIASDKYLLDWKLIAAIAYQESHWNPRAVSPTGVKGIMMLTQEIAQYYEVSDRLDAYQSIMGGSKYLNELLGRVPPEVPAPDRLWMALTAYLAGYGHLQDALKLTRNRGANTNSWLALSHSLKLLQKPEWYQKAKHGKPRNDVVSYINNVRNYKFLLSLLEDAISTEIPQAYQPAFIIPENYVGS
- a CDS encoding FliM/FliN family flagellar motor switch protein, yielding MNEDSQAEERLNTDLEVGDQMNEDSQAEELLRTEPEDETQENGETSTENPLFEEQDATSKDIDTPDSDQSMPERDPLSDEPPASEPPPTAAAEITADHWDNLDMQQDSPKLNGLDELPLELLFVADKFTVSLNELKQFKPGYVLELNKQATGQVDIHANGVLVGRGELVQIENRAGVRILNLYHQEKADG
- the sctR gene encoding type III secretion system export apparatus subunit SctR; the encoded protein is MDGFPDPTTLILVLGGLAIVPFLVVMATSFAKLVIVFSLIRNALGIQQIPPNMALNGLALILTIYIMMPVLTASYDIIAQQGVDLDDPQGIMQSIQAGSQPYRAFLFKNSSDRDREFFMTAAYDLWGEEHTKNMKEDDLLILLPAFTVSELTTAFEIGFLIYLPFIVIDLIISNILLAMGMMMVSPMTISLPFKLLLFVFLDGWTYLIQGLVLSYK
- the sctT gene encoding type III secretion system export apparatus subunit SctT, with protein sequence MEVLIDFFKDHIIVYSLTLPRLISIFAMLAFLSAHTLGGTLTRNGILLSLALILYPVVYAEIEVINSLSQSMLLFIIIKEIFIGVTMGFIVALMFWAIEAVGFFIDNQRGATMASSMDPLTGDQASPMGNFLINTIIAVFFVTGLFLIFIEGIYESYRVWPVSSFFPNLNVDIVFFMLKQFGQIVLLAVLLGAPVIIAMFAAEFGLMLIGRFAPQLNIFFMSMSIKSAVSNFILVVFLATIIAYFGDKLATIPDIYADLNTVWSKQ
- the sctV gene encoding type III secretion system export apparatus subunit SctV, giving the protein MIDKDNIQRILIKITSRNDVLLALMLVFIIFMMVLPLPTTLIDILIGTNMSMSVILLMLAIYISSPLEFSAFPSVLLLTTLFRLALSISTTRLILLQADAGQIIFTFGNFVVAGNLVVGMVIFLIITIVQFMVITKGAERVAEVSARFSLDAMPGKQMSIDGDMRAGVIDVEQARYRRSLVEKESQLYGSMDGAMKFVKGDAIAGLIIIVVNLIGGLTIGIVQRNMDVAEAMHVYSTLTIGDGLITQIPALLIALTAGIIVTRVTTDSGSDPSANADLASDISGQIGAQPRALLVASGLMLVFGIIPGFPTPVFVLLSIVTGGGGIYLLYSAKKKEAMKSEDNLSASLPFNASPGESAPTSGKLTEQEEFTLSVPLLIDIEASVQEHLDTKTLNDELFKVRRALYLDLGVPFPGIYLRFNANISNVGDYSILMQEVPVAHGNLKYGCVLYNDNKEQMEILNIPFDTDQPFLPAQEALWVADDYKEQLNKAGLSYMELPKILTFHLSYVLKRYSEDFIGIQEARYLLQQMEINFSELTKEVQRILPIHTIAEVLQRLVSEDISIRNMRLILEALVEWGQKEKDTVLLTEYVRGSLKRYVSYKFSSGQNTLPAYLLDQDLEETIRKGIRQTSAGNYLALDPTVTRNFVERVKQTVGTDIARRTNKPVLVTAMDIRRYVRKMLEVELYELAVLSYQELTQEITVQPLSRIGL
- the sctU gene encoding type III secretion system export apparatus subunit SctU; protein product: MSGASSGNKTEPPTQKRLRDARKKGQVAKSKEVVSAASIIFLLAYLWLASDYYMGEFRELLALPVTTYGIDFKAALGEILFETGKLAMIITLPVIGIALIVGIAANFFQTGGLFAPQVIKEGYKKINPAQALKNIFTKKNLVELIKSILKIVFLGYLIYLALRHDLRALLLIPECGLDCLLPIFGNLMGKIITYAVIAFIIVAAADYFFQKHDYIKNLKMTKDEVKREFKEMEGSPEVKSHRRQLFQEIVNSQVANNVSRSSVIITNPTRMAIGIYYDDEETPLPVVTFKEQGTMAKRVIEIAHEQGIPVMENVPLAHALMDQADINQYIPTDLIKPVAEVLRVIREL
- a CDS encoding glycosyltransferase family 25 protein, producing the protein MTYPPIYIVNLKRTPERRLFMQRQLDAFNLQYQFVDAIDKYDMYSQTDREAIAQQLDIDKQQLDYFFKSQKPGMVACSLSHIKIYNLMVKKNISQACILEDDAQLPTNFPKILAESQVFLRDMIMFSHESRIVYDILAPIVWAFRSKKFRMYMYVSNILKLIMYKKYFPELPLYMVYRIFFTMIAYTFFRCCKLKLGQNLSYIEARRLKIGGVPSPSKAPRGFISNRRLIEPLPNRYNTSSTGGYMLTCAAAIKWKHAIMYQCKSLDYIHGELYCRGDLDLLLVSPPCVITLPSYKLYSTNFK
- the sctS gene encoding type III secretion system export apparatus subunit SctS: MTEGEIVQHASNAMLLVLMLSMPPIVVASLVGLLISLIQALTQIQEQTISFAFKLIAIVATLFLTMSQLGEELFAYGLISFQKISEVGF